Sequence from the Maribellus comscasis genome:
CCGAAATGATTTATTCCGATGAAATTGGAGCTCAGATTGCTGAAATGGGTTACCAGGGAATTTTAACCGAAGGCGCAAAACATATTTTGGGATGGAAAAGTCCAAATTTTATGTATGTAAATGCAATAAATCCAAGACTTAAAGTTTTAATGAGAAACTTTAAACTCAGTGATGATATCTCTTTCCGATTTTCAAATAAAGACTGGTCAGAATTTCCCTTAACCGCCGAAAAATTTGTAGGCTGGCTGGAGAGTCTGGATGCAAAAGAAGAAGTTATAAATATATTTCTGAGTTATGAATCTTTTGGCGAACGCCAACCCAAGGAAAGCGGGATATTTGATTTCTTTGAAAACCTCGCAAAAAAAATTGTTGAAAGCCCGGAACTTAAATTTGCAACTCCGTCTGAAGTAATCGAGGAGTTACAACCTGTTTCGGCGGTAAACGTTCCCCATGCCATTTCCTGGGCCGACGAAGAAAGAGACCTCACCGCATGGCTGGGAAACAACATGCAAAAAGAGGCGTTTGACAAGTTGTATGAACTCAGAAAAAGAGTGGAAAAATGTAAAAACGAAGAAATAATAAAAGACTGGAACTATCTTCAGGTTAGCGACCACTTCTATTACATGTCTACAAAATATTATTCTCACGGAACAAAATCAAATCAATTCAACCCTTTCGACACTCCTTACGAGGCTTTTATTAATTATATGAACGTACTGAGTGATTTTAAAATTCGACTTAATTCTGTTGTTCCGGAAAACGAAGTTGAAAATGAAATTGCATCATTACACAAAATTATTGACGAAAAAGAGAAAAAAATAAAAAAAATGGAGGCCGATATACAGAGGCTAAGAAAGGGAAGAAAAAGAAAATCCTGAAATATTTCAAACAAGTTTTTGAATTTGCAGTTTTAGTATCAGGTTAATTTACAATCGATTTTTTATTGTATGTAATATTAAAAACTATTTTTGCAGATTCATTTTTAGTAAGTTATAGTAAGATTAGAAAATTATGAATTCAGAAGGTGTAAGATTTATACAGAAGCCGGTTGTTGAACAGCCGGTCTGGAAAAGAATAATCGTAGAATCGAGCCTGCCGGAAAGTTTAAATCCACTTCGTGTTTTATCTAAAAACCTTTGGTGGGTTTGGAATAACGAAGCGCGCGAACTATTTCAATATATCGACCAGGAAATTTGGGAAGAATGTGCTCACAATCCAATTGTTCTTCTAGATGAAGTGAGTTATAACCGCTTCAAAGAGCTGGAAAATGACGAAATATTTGTATCAAAGATGCACCATGTTTATGGTAAATTCAATCAATATCTCGAAGAAAGAAATCATCTTGAAGGACCACAGGTTGCCTATTTCAGCATGGAATACGGGTTACACGACAGTCTGAAAATTTTCTCAGGGGGTCTTGGTATTCTGGCCGGCGACTATTTAAAAGAAGCCAGCGACGCCAAAGTAAACCTCGTTGCTGTCGGTCTCCTTTACAGATACGGTTATTTTAAACAAACCCTGAACCTGCATGGCGAACAAATGGCAAATTATGAGGCTCAGCAATTCTCTAAAATACCCGTTCAACCCGCTCTGGATGCAGAAGGCAACTGGATAGAAGTTTATGTAGAATATCCCGGAAGAACCCTTGTAGCCAAGGTATGGCAGGTAAATATCGGTTCTGTAAAACTGTATTTGCTCGATGCTGATCATCACGAGAACCCGGCAGAACAAGACCGTTCAGTTACCCATCATTTGTATGGTGGCGACAACGAAAACAGGTTAAAGCAGGAAATGCTGCTCGGACTTGGTGGAATAAGAGCACTTCAAAAGCTGGGATACAATTCTGATATTTACCATTGCAATGAAGGACACGCCGCGTTTATTGGTATTGAAAGAATTGCCGACTATATAAAAAATACAGGGCTTTCATTTGAAGAAGCAAAAGAAGTGGTGCGTGCATCAACCATCTTTACTACGCATACACCTGTGCCCGCCGGCCACGACTCATTTCACAAGGACATGTTCAGGCATTACATGAATCACGTTCCACCCAAAATCGGTTTGGAATGGAATGAGTTTGAAATGCTTGGCAAAGCTTCCGAATATGAAGACCATTTTAACATGAGTTTCCTGGCAAGTAACCTTTCACAAGGTATTAACGGTGTGAGCATGTTACACGGTGAAGTTAGTAAAACTGTTCTAAAAGATTTATATCAGGGATTTTTGGAAGAAGAGCTCGAAATCGGCTACGTGACCAACGGCGTTCATTATTCAACATGGACTGCCCCGGAATGGAAAGAAATCCATAAAAAATATTTTGGCGAAGAGTTCCCTGCCAATCAACTCGACTTTGAGATTTGGAATAATATTTACCAGGTTCCGGATAATGAAATATGGCAAATACGAAAAGCCCTTCGTTTAAAGCTAATTAACTACATTAAACAAAGATTTGCCGACAACTGGATTAAAAGGAATGAAAATCCAAAGTTAATTAACGATGTAATGGGCAAATTAAATCCAAATGCGTTGACAATTGGTTTTGCCCGCCGGTTTGCAACCTATAAAAGAGGTTATCTTCTTTTTAGAAACCTGGAACGACTGGCCGGGATTGTAAACAATCCTGATCGTCCGGTACAATTTATTTTTGCAGGCAAAGCGCATCCGGCTGATAAAGCCGGGCAGGATTTAATCAAACATATTGTTGAGATTTCCAAACGCCCTGAATTCAGAGGAAAAATTCTATTTGTCCAGAATTATGATATTAACCTCGCCAAAATGCTCCTGCAGGGTGTCGATGTTTGGTTAAACACTCCCACCCGTCCGCTTGAAGCTTCAGGGACAAGCGGCGAAAAAGGAGTAATGAACGGAACCCTCCACTTTTCAGTTCTCGATGGCTGGTGGGTCGAAGGCTACCAAAAAGACGCCGGCTGGGCACTTCCGGCAGAGCGAACCTACGATGTGCAGGATTTTCAAGATGAACTGGACGCGGAAACCATTTATTCCATTCTTGAAGACGAAGTTATCGAGGCATACTATGATCGCAACCACGAAGACATTCCTGAGAAATGGACTGGATTTATCAAAAATACAATCGCCCGGGTTGCGCCTAATTTTACAACAGGAAGAATGATAAAAGACTATCAGGAAAGATATTACAATCCACAATTCCAACGTAGCCAGTTTGTAACGAACAATGGGTTCAAAATGGCCAAAGAAATGGCCGCCTGGAAATTTAATGTTAGTTCAGCCTGGAAAAATCTGGAAGTAAAAAGTATTGAAATTCCCGATGGCATTACCAATAAAATGAGCATAGGAAAAGAGTACCCTATAGTTGTAAAAGTAGATATCAAAAATCTTTCGAGTGAAGATGTCAGACTCGAGTTAATAATAACCGAAAACGAAGGAAGCGAAACTCCAAAGATTACGGATATCATTGAATTTGAAAACCTGGGCTGCGAAAACAGCATTTGTACTTTCAAATATAATCTTCATCCAAATCATCCAGGCTCATTCAATTATGGATTCCGTTTGTTACCAAAAAACCGGAATCTTCCACACAAACAGGATTTTGGATATGTTAAATGGATTTAAAAACAATCGTTGACGACGTAATAAAAGAGGCTGTTTATACAATAGCCTCTTTTCATTTTATATATTCGTTTTCATTTTTAAATCAAAGGTTTAAATTTGCAATCAATTCATTCTTGTAATAACAGAATGTGTTTATTAAGAACAGCAGCAATAAATCAATTTCCGGGGATTTTACTGGTTGGATCCCGCACAAACTTTGAAAACTATAAATTCTTTTTGAAATGAATTCGAAAAATAAAATCGGAAAAAAAATCAAAGCCTTTCGCGAATTTCGTCAGGTAAGCCGTGAAGATCTGGCCTTAAAAGCAAATCTGGATCCTAAACAACTTGAGTATATTGAGGAAAAAGGAACCGTTCCATCATTGGGACATTTAATAAAAATTACAAGGGCACTTGGAGTTCGAATCGGTACTTTCCTTGATGATCTGGATCATGTGGGTCCGGTTGTTGTTCGGGCTGGAGAAGAAAAATCGACTTTAAGCTTTTCGACCAAAGATAAAAAAACCAGAGAGCATCTAAATTTTTACTCGCTCGCCCCCGATAAAACAGGCCGGCATATGGAGCCTTTTATGGTTGAAATAGAGCCTGCGAACGAGTCTGACTATAAATTATCTTCTCATGAAGGGGAAGAATTTATCTACGTTCTGGAGGGAGCGATTGAAATAAATTACGGAAAAAATATTTACCGGTTGAATAAAGGAGACAGTATTTATCTCGATTCAATTGTTGCGCACAATGTTCATGCAGCGGGTGAAAAAGCTGCAAAAATAATGGCGGTTATCTATTATCCTGTTTAAATTAATATCTAAAATAAACTGAACCAAGGAGCAAATGCAGCTAATCGATTACACCTTAGGCGAAATTCTGGAAAAATGGGCACTTGAAACTCCGGATAAAGAATTTATGATTTACCCTGACAGAAATTTAAGATTTACCTATCAGGAATTTAATGAACGTGTCGATAACCTGGCAAAAGGACTTTTATATATTGGAATAAAACCCGGAGACAAAGTTGGAATCTGGGCTAAAAATATACCCGACTGGACAACTTTTATGTATGCCACGGCAAAAATCGGAGCTGTTTTGGTAACCATTAATACAAGTTATAAATTAGCTGAACTGGAGTATTTATTGAATAATGCTGACATCAATACGCTATGTCTGGCCGACGGATACAGAGACAGCGATTTTGTAGAAATGATATTTAATCTTGTCCCGGAGCTGAAAGAACACGCCAGAGGAGAATTGGTTTCAAAAAAATTTCCCGAACTAAAAAACGTCATTTTTATCGGTCAGGAGAAACATCGCGGAATGTTTAACACCTCGGAATTAATATTGCTGGGAAATCATGTTGACGATATTGAACTTGAAAGTGCAAAAGAAACGGTTCAATGTCACGATGTTGCAAATATGCAATATACATCCGGCACTACAGGATTTCCAAAGGGAGTTATGCTTTCGCATCATAATATTTTAAATAACGGACTTGCAACCGGCCAATGTATGAACTATACAGCCGATGAAAAGCTATTGGTTTGTGTTCCTTTATTTCACTGTTTTGGTTGTGTTCTTGCTGTTTGTGCGGTTATAACTCATGGTGCAACAATGGTTTTTACAGAAGAGTTTGATCCCTTAATGGTACTGGCCTCGGTGCAAAAAGAAAAATGCACAGCTTTATACGGAGTGCCTACCATGTTTATCGCTGAATTACATCACCCGATGTTTGATATGTTCGACTTGTCATCATTGCGAACAGGAATTATGGCTGGTGCACTGTGTCCGATTGAAACAATGAACCAGGTAATGACAAAAATGTATATGAAAGATATCATTATTGTCTACGGATTAACAGAATCTTCTCCGGGAATGACAGCTACACGAACTCATAATTCACCTGAAGTAAGATCAACAACGGTTGGATATGAGTTTCCAAATGTTGAAGTAAAAATTGTTGATCCGGAAACAGGAGCTGAATGCCCGTTTGAAACACAGGGTGAAATTTGTTGTCGCGGTTACAATGTAATGAAAGGATATTATAATAATCCGGAGGCAACCAGAGATGTTATTGACAATGAAGGTTGGCTCCATTCCGGTGACTTGGCTGTAAAAACAAAAGACGGATTTTACAGAATAACAGGCCGAATCAAGGACATGATTATACGGGGTGGCGAAAATATTTATCCCCGGGAAATTGAAAACTACCTTTACCGAATGCCACAGATTGAGGCAGTGGAAGTCGCTGGTGTTCCCAGCCCAAAATATGGAGAACAAATTGGGGCGTTTATTAAAATAAAAAAGGATTCCTCATTAACAGAAGAGGAAGTGAGAGATTTTTGCAGAGGTCAGATAGCCCGTTATAAAACACCAAAATATATCTTTTTTGTCGATGAATTTCCAATGACTGCAAGTGGTAAAATTCAAAAATACAAATTAAGCGAACAAAGTATAGAAATGTGCCAAAGGACGGGAATTGAAATCATTTAACACATATAAAACGACACCAACGTTAACTCAGTGTTAAAAATGATAATTCTCTTATAAAAATCAAAAAAAAACAATAAAAAATCCCGCTTTTAAATTGAAAGTTTTCTGCATTCCTATATTTATTTCTTTTACAAAATTTGTTGTAAATATTTCTTATTTTCAATAAAAGCTTTGTCTTTGATTAAACCAGTATTTTGGTGCACTCTAACGATTTTAAATTCCTAATTTTTATCAGGTTTTAAATTTAAATTTCACCTCTATTTTGTATCAGTTATTTGAATAATGTAAGCCTTTCCCCTATAAAAGGCGAAACATAAGTTTTAAATTAACCGATTTTACCAATCTATGAAGGGTAAAAATATAGACAGCGCAGATTTTTAAGCCATTTGTCAGACACAAATGGCTTTTTTTATTTTTCTATAACACCTATCTTTAGAAAATCAGAAATGTTACGATAACTATAAACTTTTTTGTTTCCGGATAGAAAAAACTAAACTGTAAATGAAAAAATACAAAAGAATACTATTAAAGCTAAGCGGCGAGTCGCTAATGGGAGAACAAAATTATGGAATCGACAGTTCCCGTTTAAACGATTATGCAGAACAAATTGCGGAATTGTCAAAGTCCGGAATTGAAATTGGAATTGTTATTGGCGGAGGAAATATTTTCAGGGGACTAAGTGGAGCGGCCAAAGGTTTTGACAGAGTAAACGGAGATCAGATGGGAATGCTGGCCACAACAATTAATAGCCTGGCCCTTAATTCCGCATTAAAGAATCAGGGTATAAAATCAAAAATGCTTACCGCTATAAGAATGGAACCTGTTGGGGAATACTACTCAAAAGGGAAAGCTGTGGAAGCCCTTGCAAATGGAGAAGTAGTTATTATTTCCGGGGGAACCGGCAACCCTTATTTTACCACAGATACAGCAAGTGCTCTGCGAGGAATTGAAATAGAAGCCGATATTATGCTAAAAGGTACGCGTGTTGATGGAATTTATTCTGCAGACCCGGAAAAATTTCCCGATGCGACAAAATATGAAAAAATAAGTTTCGATGAAATTTATAAAAAGAATCTAAAAATTATGGATTTAACCGCAACCACTTTATGTAAGGAAAACAATTTGCCGGTTATGGTATTTAATATGGATAAGAAGGGAAATTTAGCAAAGGTGCTTAACGGAGAAAACATTGGAACTATTGTTTATAATTGACATTTTTTCAACCTTTTTAGAATAAATTAAGTAAAAAATTTTCACGTATTTATATTTTTTCTATATTTGCTAACAGTCCATGGTTGGAAACTCAGGCTTAATTCAATGCACGAAGAAGTAGAATTAGTTTTAGACGATTGTAAAGAAAGAATGGGGGCTGCAATAGAGCACCTTGAGAAAGAGTTACTACACATTAGGGCTGGCAAAGCGTCTCCAGCTATGCTGGATGGAGTACTGGTAGAATATTACGGAAGTATGGCTCCGCTTAATCAGGTTTCGAACATAAGTACTCCTGATGCAAGAACGGTAGCCATTCAACCTTGGGAAAAAGGTTTGATTCCTGTTATAGAAAAAGCTATATTAGCGGCAAATTTGGGTTTTAATCCAGATAATAACGGTGAAATCATTCGGATTAATATTCCTGCGCTCACTGAAGAAAGGAGAAAATCGCTTGTAAAACAAGTGCATCAGGAAGGAGAAAATGCAAAAGTGAGCATAAGGACAGCAAGAAAAGACGCCAATGACATGTTGAAGAAGTTGTTAAAGGACGGACTGTCTGAAGATATGGAAAAAGATGCGGAAACAGACGTTCAAAAATTAACTGACAACTTTGGAAAAGAAGTAGATGACTTAGTTAATACTAAGGAAAAAGATATTATGACTATTTGATTGTTTCTAGTTTTCTGTTTTCTGAACATTGTTTAATTGTTTTCATGGCTTTGAGGCAGCTTGTAGAAGCTGCCTTTTTTTTGTCTTGTCTGACCACCTTACCAAAACAAAAACCTGCCAAAACTGACAGGTTCTTCACTCACTTTCAATAATTAAAAACCGGTTACTTTTTCTTTTTACGAAGAAGTAAAAACGCAACAACCGCAATTACAACCACAGCTACAATTACGATTACTATTGTATTTGAACCAGAAGTTTGCTCTGCACCAGCCAATACGTCCTGCTGCATATATGAGCTGTCCTGAGAACTAAGATTGTCAATATAAGTACCATCGTCCTGAGCCAAAAGATTTGGCATCTTTAACAATACAAGAATTACAAATGCTGATAAGTTTTTTAACAATTTCATACTTTCATTTTTTTAGTTTATATCTAATTTATCTTTAACCTCTTGCAATAATAACTTTGCTGGCTTATACCGCCTGTTAATCTGAATTAGCTCTTCCAATTTTGCGTATGAAGCACGAAAATTATTTTCATTATATAATTTCTGCGCTTCCAAAAGATAAAATGGTTCGTATAAGGGATAAATTTCACGACCTTTTTGAACATATTTATTAAAATTTTCCAAATCGTCTTTCAAAAGGTATATTTTAGCAAGTTGCACCATTAACCATACATTTTGCGGATCTTCATCCAACGAATAAATTAATTCATGTTCTGCATCAAAGTAATTTCCATTTTCAAGTTCAACAATTCCCTGATAATCACCTTTACTTTTTCTTATTAACAAAACAGCAATCGGATTTCCTTTGTGATAAAATGTTTTTAAGGCTGTTGTGGATTGCCATTTGTCGTTTTTTAACAAATACGGGTGAATATAATTTACACCGAAAATACCGTAATCCCAGTCGTAAGAACTTCTCTCCAGATACTTCACATATCGATATGTTACATTTGGCAAATCATCAAAATAATTTGAAAGATTACAATTTGAAGCAACGATGATCTTATTCTCACCAGTCATTTCTTTCAGCAAACCAGCCGGTTCTTTTAATCCGTGAAAGTAGTAATCATACTCATAATTACTCCATGCACTTTTATTACCACCCGAAAAAGAATTAAAATAAATGTAGTCAACGGGGAACGTTTTTGCCTGATGACTAAAAGGCATTAACATCAGCAAAAAAAATAATATTGTTCCGGCGTACCTGTAAGCAGGTTTTATGCTGAGCTTAAAAAACCGGTGGATTCCGAGAGATGAAATAATTGCCAAAGGAGGCAAAACAAAAAATAACTGCCGAACACCACTGTATAAATTTGATTTGATAAGCAACACATAAACGATGGGGAAAAGAAAACTAAAAATCAAAAACGATTCATATAAAAACCCTTGAACATTCTGCCGCAAACCCGATTTAAATAGTAAGAACAGGTAGGTAAAAAAACCAAGAAATACAAACTCAGGTGTAGAAATCAGAAGCCATTTGGGCCAGTAATACCAGGGTAACTGAGTACTCCAAATAACATCGCCTTCAAAAATCTGACGGATACTAACTTTGTAGTGTTCCATTACACCCAGACTTTCTAGCGGATTCTTTAAAACATTTTGTAAGGCATAGGGCCAGAACAATAATCCAGCAAAGTAGCCAATTATAATGATTACAATTAACTGGCCCGTTAGCCTGACAAAACAAGGTCTAGTTGAAACTATATGTTTAAGTTCAAAAGGCTTCAAAACAAAATACAGTACACCAAAAAGTCCGAGGTAGCCAAACAAAATTAATCCGCCAATCCGGACAGAGCAGGTAAAAGCAATAGCTGCTCCTAGTAAAATTGCCGTTTCCCATTTAGGTTTTGGTAATTCCATCAAATATCTAACAATCATATATACACCTGCAATATAACCTGTCGCAAAGGGTATATCTTTTAAGTTTCCAAATGCTTGTCCAAACAGCCGGGGCATAAAAACCAACACCAAAACGGTCACACTTGAAATCCAGTAAGAATTTGTTAACTGATGTGAAACCAAACCGGAAAAAAAACACAACAACAAGAAAAAAAAAGCCCCCGTATAATGCCGTACCAGAAACTCATTCTCAAAATGAAATACTCTATTTACCAGTGCAGTATAGTTATCTACTGACTGGCCATAGTATTTCAGATTTGTAATCGGAGTATCCAGACACGATTTATCTTTACCTCCAGTAAAATACCAGTCGACAACTTTTTTTGCATGCGGGTAATGCAACTGTTCATCAACATTTACCGCTGCCCCCGGAGTCAATATGCCTAAAACCACCGCAACTATAAGCAAAATGGCAAAAAAAACATTCTTCGACTGGACTATATTTAACTCCTTATTCATAAAACTCTTTTACAAAATATATGGGTCGGTTTTGCACTTCTTTAAAAATCCGAAATATATACTCGCCAATGATTCCCAAAAAAGTCAACTGAACTGATCCAAAAAAACTAATTGCCAAAAATGTTGAAGACCATCCTGTTGGAGCAAACCCAAGAAATTTTGAAGCCACTGTGTAAATTATTGCGCCCAGAAATACAACGATTCCAACTAATCCGAGATACAAACAAACTTTAATTGGCCATTTTGAGAAAGAATAAATAGCATCGGCTGCCAGTGCAAAAAGCTTTTTTCTGCTCATTTTGGCTTTGCCTCCCAACCTGTCCGGACGCTCAAACAAAATAATGTCTTGTTTAAACCCGATAAAACTTCTGATACCTGGTAAATATCTGTTTCGTTCGGCAAATTTCAGAATTGCCTGATGGGCGTTCCTTTTCATTATGCAAAAATTCCCGGCATTGGAAATTTGCTTTTCTTCTGTAATGCTGCTAAATATCTTATGAAAAATATTGATATATAACTTTTTGGAAAAACGCTCATTTCGGCTTTCGCGCACCGCAGTAACAATATCAACATTTGTTTCTATTATCTTATTATATAAATCCGGAATCATCTCAGGAGGATCCTGAAAATCGCCATCCATCATAATAACATATTCGCCGTTTGCGTGTTCCAGTCCAGCCGTAAGAGCTGCCTGTAAACCAAAATTTCTTGAAAGGGAAACAACTTTTAATTGTTTGTTATTCTTTTTGAATTCCAACAATTTTAAAAGAGTAGAATCGGTACTTCCGTCGTCGACACATACCACCTCAAACGAGTCGCTCAAAGACTTCAAATTTAAAAATACCTCTTCCAGTAAACGGTTTACTAACACGTTTTCATTATAAAGCGGTATGACAACAGAAATCATTTCTCCATATTTAAGCTTTATGTTGGATGCCCGGAACGGGAACCGGGAATTCCATATCCACCGGGCCCATCACATATTCTTCAGGGCCTAATCTTTCTGTGGAATTCATCATTTCCTCCCATTCTACTTTTCTCCCGGTATACGCAGCAGTCCTTCCCATTATCGCTGTCAGTGTTGAAATTGCAGTTCTTTCAGCTTCAACAACCGGTGTATTTGTACGAATGGCAGTTACCAAATGTATATGTTCCTGTATGTAAGGAGAAATTTTCACAACCTCAGTAGAATTACCATCTTTGTTTTTGGGATATTCGTATTGCCATTTAACAGAACCATCCAGGTTGTAGACAGTGTTTACACAGTTTGTATAACCTTCTGTTCCCATAATCAGTTCCCCCAGCGAGTTAGCACATCCATCAACCTGACGTGACATACTATGTGAAAAAACACCATTCCCAAAATCGAAGTCAATACTAAAAAAGTCGTATTGGTCTCCGGTTAACCGATGAGCTCTGCCGCCAAACCCGATAGCTTCTTCCGGATGTTTTCCAAGAAACCAGTTTACAACATCGATGTTATGCACATGCGTATCCAGAATATGGTCTCCACACAACCAGCAGAAATTATTCCAGTTTCTGAGCATGTACTCCATATCGCTCCAACCTTCCTCCCTTGTTCGGAACCATACATGCGATTGCAACCACATCGCTTTTGCAGAAAGAGGCTCTCCTATCGCCCCTGAAGCGACTTGTTTGTATGTTTCAACATAATCCCGCTGGTGACGACGCTGGGTTCCTGTAATCACAGTCAAGCCCATATTCTCTGCCTTTCTGGATGTAGCAATTATTTGCCGGGCTCCAACCGGATCAACACAAACTGGTTTTTCAAGAAATACATTCTTTTTCGCCTGTACACAAGCGTCAAAATGTTCGGGCCTGAAATGTGGCGGCGTAGCCAGTATTACAACATCCACGTCAACCTCCAGGAGTTTCTTATATGCGTCAAATCCCCAAAAACAATTGTTTTCAGGCACTTCTACTTTTTGTTTCTGAAGTTTGCTCCGGCAATCCCATACCTTATCTTCAAATACATCGGCCAGGGCAACTAACTCCAAATTATCTCCGGCGGCCAAAAAATTTAACGCTGCTCCGGTTCCCCGGTTTCCACAACCGACTAAACCTGCCCGTAAAGTTTTACCATCAGGAGCTTTATCCAGCAGAGGGGGAAATTCATA
This genomic interval carries:
- a CDS encoding Gfo/Idh/MocA family protein, with product MEKNQLSRRNFLEKSALIGAAGLAGLSALNSCSSRKSTVDYEFPPLLDKAPDGKTLRAGLVGCGNRGTGAALNFLAAGDNLELVALADVFEDKVWDCRSKLQKQKVEVPENNCFWGFDAYKKLLEVDVDVVILATPPHFRPEHFDACVQAKKNVFLEKPVCVDPVGARQIIATSRKAENMGLTVITGTQRRHQRDYVETYKQVASGAIGEPLSAKAMWLQSHVWFRTREEGWSDMEYMLRNWNNFCWLCGDHILDTHVHNIDVVNWFLGKHPEEAIGFGGRAHRLTGDQYDFFSIDFDFGNGVFSHSMSRQVDGCANSLGELIMGTEGYTNCVNTVYNLDGSVKWQYEYPKNKDGNSTEVVKISPYIQEHIHLVTAIRTNTPVVEAERTAISTLTAIMGRTAAYTGRKVEWEEMMNSTERLGPEEYVMGPVDMEFPVPVPGIQHKA
- a CDS encoding glycosyltransferase family 2 protein — translated: MISVVIPLYNENVLVNRLLEEVFLNLKSLSDSFEVVCVDDGSTDSTLLKLLEFKKNNKQLKVVSLSRNFGLQAALTAGLEHANGEYVIMMDGDFQDPPEMIPDLYNKIIETNVDIVTAVRESRNERFSKKLYINIFHKIFSSITEEKQISNAGNFCIMKRNAHQAILKFAERNRYLPGIRSFIGFKQDIILFERPDRLGGKAKMSRKKLFALAADAIYSFSKWPIKVCLYLGLVGIVVFLGAIIYTVASKFLGFAPTGWSSTFLAISFFGSVQLTFLGIIGEYIFRIFKEVQNRPIYFVKEFYE
- a CDS encoding tetratricopeptide repeat protein, which produces MNKELNIVQSKNVFFAILLIVAVVLGILTPGAAVNVDEQLHYPHAKKVVDWYFTGGKDKSCLDTPITNLKYYGQSVDNYTALVNRVFHFENEFLVRHYTGAFFFLLLCFFSGLVSHQLTNSYWISSVTVLVLVFMPRLFGQAFGNLKDIPFATGYIAGVYMIVRYLMELPKPKWETAILLGAAIAFTCSVRIGGLILFGYLGLFGVLYFVLKPFELKHIVSTRPCFVRLTGQLIVIIIIGYFAGLLFWPYALQNVLKNPLESLGVMEHYKVSIRQIFEGDVIWSTQLPWYYWPKWLLISTPEFVFLGFFTYLFLLFKSGLRQNVQGFLYESFLIFSFLFPIVYVLLIKSNLYSGVRQLFFVLPPLAIISSLGIHRFFKLSIKPAYRYAGTILFFLLMLMPFSHQAKTFPVDYIYFNSFSGGNKSAWSNYEYDYYFHGLKEPAGLLKEMTGENKIIVASNCNLSNYFDDLPNVTYRYVKYLERSSYDWDYGIFGVNYIHPYLLKNDKWQSTTALKTFYHKGNPIAVLLIRKSKGDYQGIVELENGNYFDAEHELIYSLDEDPQNVWLMVQLAKIYLLKDDLENFNKYVQKGREIYPLYEPFYLLEAQKLYNENNFRASYAKLEELIQINRRYKPAKLLLQEVKDKLDIN